In Candidatus Bathyarchaeia archaeon, the following are encoded in one genomic region:
- a CDS encoding DNA-binding protein, with amino-acid sequence MLKGQVGKIYFSRILEDEDLAEAIKKRVEESGVKAGVLIFIGSLKDAVLGYYKEGQYKSIRLDGPLEIASGMGNIAVNEKGEIIVHAHLVVSDEEGRAYGGHLMKDSHVGATVELVIIEGAGVNLQRVFDEKTKLNLLKLG; translated from the coding sequence ATGCTTAAGGGACAAGTTGGAAAAATTTATTTTTCGCGCATACTGGAAGATGAGGATTTAGCTGAAGCCATAAAGAAGCGAGTGGAAGAAAGCGGTGTAAAAGCTGGAGTTCTCATCTTTATTGGAAGCTTAAAAGATGCAGTGCTGGGATATTACAAAGAAGGACAATACAAGTCTATTCGATTGGATGGCCCATTAGAAATTGCCTCGGGTATGGGAAACATCGCTGTTAATGAAAAAGGCGAGATAATAGTTCATGCGCATCTGGTTGTTTCAGATGAGGAAGGCAGAGCTTATGGCGGACATTTGATGAAGGATTCTCATGTTGGCGCCACAGTGGAGCTTGTGATAATTGAGGGCGCTGGAGTGAACTTACAGAGAGTCTTTGACGAAAAAACAAAGCTGAATCTGTTAAAGTTAGGTTAA
- the rimI gene encoding ribosomal protein S18-alanine N-acetyltransferase yields MEVTIEDASIQHLDRLYEIEMECFDKEAFTKQQIADLLTDYNSVGLVAKINGKIVGFVIGMLYVERTALAGHILTIDVSTVYRKKGIAQKLLHELEKIFKEKGAKTCHLEVREDNIAALRLYQKLGYKKVARLKGYYKDANGIYLRKSLT; encoded by the coding sequence ATGGAAGTCACAATAGAAGACGCGTCAATCCAACACTTAGATAGGCTATATGAAATCGAAATGGAATGCTTCGACAAAGAAGCCTTTACAAAACAGCAAATTGCCGATTTACTAACAGATTACAATTCTGTAGGTTTGGTTGCAAAAATAAACGGCAAGATAGTCGGCTTCGTCATAGGAATGTTATACGTGGAAAGAACAGCATTGGCAGGACATATTTTAACAATAGACGTTTCAACCGTCTACCGAAAAAAAGGAATAGCACAAAAACTTTTACATGAACTTGAAAAAATCTTCAAGGAAAAAGGTGCTAAAACATGCCATCTTGAAGTACGCGAAGACAATATCGCCGCGTTGAGGCTTTATCAGAAGCTTGGATACAAGAAAGTTGCGCGTCTCAAAGGCTATTATAAAGATGCAAATGGAATATACCTAAGAAAGAGCTTAACCTAA
- a CDS encoding NADP-dependent malic enzyme encodes MSKPKEERRKLTVEELLAKAKKPSQLAPPLHKFYSGKVQIMPKCAVASPDDFAIWYTPGVAAACKEIQADKDKSFELTNRWNYVAVVSDGTRVLGLGDIGPEAAMPVMEGKALLFKYLGGVDAFPVCLKTKDQDEIVRACELIEPTFGGINLEDIEKPKCFYVLEKARERLQIPVWHDDQQGTATVILAGLMNAFKIVGKKPKESLITLVGAGSANLRTAYVLIRWGIKPGNILLVDTKGIIYPGRKDITKEEDPWKYELSQKTNAEGRKGDIAEAFKDADAVVAASKPGPGTIKPEWVKTMADDAIIFACANPIPEIWPWEAKEAGARIVATGRSDFPNQVNNSLGFPAIFRGVLDVKAKTVTDDMCIAAAQELAKFAEERGMHEEDILPRMEEWEVFPREAVACALKSIEQGVARVKPSKQELYERAVAIIQNARESVKLLMKEGLIKKPPPEEKLLKQ; translated from the coding sequence ATGTCTAAACCAAAAGAAGAAAGAAGAAAACTAACCGTGGAAGAACTGCTAGCTAAAGCCAAAAAACCCTCCCAATTAGCTCCACCCTTACACAAATTCTACAGCGGAAAAGTCCAAATCATGCCAAAATGCGCCGTTGCAAGCCCAGATGACTTCGCAATATGGTACACGCCCGGCGTAGCAGCAGCATGCAAAGAAATTCAAGCCGATAAGGACAAATCATTCGAACTTACAAACCGCTGGAACTACGTGGCTGTAGTGTCCGATGGCACCCGCGTTTTAGGCTTAGGCGACATCGGTCCAGAAGCAGCCATGCCAGTAATGGAAGGCAAAGCTCTACTATTCAAGTATCTCGGCGGCGTGGACGCTTTCCCGGTGTGCCTAAAAACTAAAGATCAAGACGAGATAGTCCGCGCATGCGAACTCATCGAGCCAACCTTTGGCGGCATAAACCTGGAAGATATAGAGAAACCGAAATGTTTCTACGTTCTAGAAAAAGCTAGAGAACGCCTGCAAATTCCCGTTTGGCATGACGACCAGCAAGGCACAGCCACAGTAATATTGGCTGGCTTAATGAACGCCTTCAAAATAGTAGGCAAAAAACCAAAAGAAAGCCTCATAACCCTCGTGGGCGCTGGCTCAGCCAACCTCAGAACCGCCTACGTCCTAATAAGATGGGGAATCAAACCAGGCAACATCTTACTAGTCGACACCAAAGGCATAATCTACCCAGGCAGAAAGGACATAACAAAAGAAGAAGACCCATGGAAATACGAGCTTTCCCAAAAAACAAACGCTGAAGGCAGAAAAGGCGACATAGCCGAAGCCTTCAAAGACGCAGACGCAGTGGTAGCCGCATCAAAACCAGGACCCGGCACAATAAAACCCGAATGGGTTAAAACAATGGCTGACGATGCAATAATTTTTGCTTGCGCAAACCCAATACCAGAAATATGGCCATGGGAAGCAAAAGAAGCAGGAGCACGAATAGTAGCCACAGGCAGAAGCGACTTTCCAAATCAAGTCAACAATAGCCTCGGTTTTCCAGCCATCTTCCGAGGAGTCTTGGACGTGAAGGCGAAAACAGTCACAGATGACATGTGTATTGCAGCTGCTCAAGAACTTGCAAAGTTCGCTGAAGAACGGGGAATGCATGAAGAAGACATTTTGCCAAGAATGGAAGAATGGGAAGTTTTCCCAAGAGAAGCGGTGGCATGCGCATTAAAATCCATTGAACAAGGCGTAGCACGAGTCAAACCCAGCAAGCAAGAGCTCTACGAAAGAGCAGTTGCGATAATTCAAAATGCCAGAGAATCCGTGAAGTTGCTGATGAAAGAGGGATTAATAAAGAAACCGCCGCCAGAAGAGAAACTGCTTAAGCAGTAA
- a CDS encoding lysylphosphatidylglycerol synthase transmembrane domain-containing protein, whose product MTLTKPKITWKNIVLPAAGLLAFFLYLYFFNVDIPEIIAIAQRIDVSVYFLAIVTVLFETFFFSLSWYFLVTFLSVKLSIVRAFMYVWYGIYIDIIIPAESISGEVSRVYLIEREQNGTTGKVVASVVVQRLMGMAVNIISLLLGISVLVLQERVSGVLINLTLLLTAVITIFLVLLILLCFKETWTLKIVEGGIRLIEFLTRGHWKLTRIKDEVTKMTRMFHGSIKEYGHAPKSLSLSLVFNVLSWLSSFGVAYLVFLSMHFPISWSVIVVTCSIIVAIQSIPLGVPFEAGLPEITMASLFQWLTPNMTMDIAATATILIRILTVWLRFFIGFAVQQWLEIKAITTKKMT is encoded by the coding sequence ATGACTTTGACAAAGCCTAAAATCACTTGGAAAAACATTGTTTTGCCAGCAGCAGGTCTATTGGCTTTTTTTCTGTATCTGTATTTCTTTAATGTGGATATTCCAGAAATAATTGCAATTGCTCAGCGTATTGATGTTTCTGTTTATTTTTTGGCGATTGTGACGGTTTTGTTTGAGACGTTTTTCTTTTCTTTGTCGTGGTATTTTTTGGTCACGTTTCTTTCGGTGAAGCTTTCCATTGTGAGGGCTTTCATGTATGTTTGGTATGGAATTTACATTGACATAATCATTCCTGCAGAGTCGATAAGTGGAGAAGTTTCAAGAGTCTACCTAATTGAGAGAGAACAGAACGGAACCACTGGAAAAGTTGTTGCTTCTGTTGTTGTTCAGAGACTCATGGGTATGGCTGTCAACATCATAAGTCTGCTTCTAGGTATAAGCGTCCTAGTATTGCAAGAACGCGTTAGTGGGGTCCTAATCAACCTAACGTTACTGTTGACCGCTGTAATTACTATTTTTCTTGTATTGCTGATTCTTTTGTGTTTTAAGGAGACGTGGACGCTGAAGATTGTTGAAGGCGGAATAAGACTAATTGAGTTTTTGACTCGTGGGCACTGGAAACTTACAAGAATAAAGGATGAAGTGACAAAAATGACTAGAATGTTTCACGGGTCAATCAAAGAGTACGGTCATGCGCCTAAAAGCCTTTCTCTATCCTTAGTCTTTAACGTTTTATCGTGGCTTTCCAGTTTCGGAGTAGCCTATCTCGTGTTTTTATCCATGCATTTCCCGATTAGTTGGAGCGTGATAGTTGTTACATGTTCAATAATTGTCGCCATTCAATCCATTCCTTTGGGCGTTCCGTTTGAGGCTGGGCTTCCAGAAATAACGATGGCGTCACTTTTTCAATGGCTAACCCCTAATATGACGATGGACATCGCGGCAACCGCAACAATCTTAATACGTATTCTAACTGTTTGGCTCAGGTTTTTCATAGGGTTCGCCGTGCAGCAGTGGCTTGAAATTAAAGCAATAACAACGAAAAAGATGACCTAA